TGAAGTTTCTTCATTAACTTTAATACCTTGATAATCAACAAAAACAACTGATTGAGCTTTTTTAATTTTTTCAACTAATTCTGCTACAAGTTCTTTTTTAACTTGAGTTGCCATATTGATTCACCTCCTCTTTTTTCTAAAAATATACCCCTATCGCAAAGACAGGGGGTTGAGTTTTGAGGTTAGTATATCTAACTTTCCAACCTCGGTAGGTTATTTAAGGATTATATATCCCCCTACGGTCTTTGGTTTGGATTTATATTTAATTTAATTATCCAACAATTTTACCAACTATGGCAGGATCCATTTTTACTCCTGGTCCCATAGTTAATGACACAGCAACTGTTCTTAGGTATTGTCCCTTAGATGAAGCTGGCTTTAATCTAATTATTTGATCCATAAATGTTCTGAAATTTTCTTCAATCTTATCTAAATCAAAATCAGCCTTTCCAATAGGTGCATGAATAGATCCTAATTTATCTATTCTAAATGCAAGTTTCCCTTTTTTAAATTCAGATACTGCTGCTGCTATATCAGGTGTTACAGTTCCTGATTTAGGGTTAGGCATTAAACCTTTTGTTCCTAATATCTTACCTAATCTTCCAATTTTAGGCATCATATCTGGTGTAGCAATTACCAAATCAAAATCTAACCAACCTTGTTGAATTTGACTGATATATTCTTCAGCTCCAGCATAGTCTGCACCAGCTGCTAATGCTTTTTCTACATTTTCACCAGAAGTGATTGCTAATATCTTTACACTTTTACCAGTTCCATGAGGTAAAACAACTGTCCCTCTGATTTGTTGATCAGCATGTCTTGGATCTACTCCAAGTCTTAATGCTACTTCAACAGTTTCATTAAATTTTGCAGTTTTAGTTTTTTGAACAAGTTCAAGTGCTTCTCTTATATCATAAAGTTTTCCTATTTCAACTAATTTAGCTACTTCTAAATATTTTTTTCCTCTATGTTTTGCCATTATTAAATTTCCTCCCTTTGTGGCTTAACGAGTAAACTCTACCACTAAATTATCACACAATTAGTCTTCTATTTTTATTCCCATAGATCTTGCTGATCCTGCAATTATCTTCATAGCTGTTTCTATAGATGAAGCATTTAAGTCAGGCATTTTTGTTTCAGCTAGTTCTTTTAACTTTGCAGTAGTGATTTTTCCTGCAACTTCTTTTTTAGAATTTTTGGCTGCAGATGTTATTCCAGCAGCTTTCTTTAATAAGTCTGATGCAGGTGGAGTCTTTAATATAAATGTGAAAGATCTGTCACTAAAAACAGAAATTTCAACAGGAATTATCCATCCAGCCTTATCTTGAGTTTTACCATTAAATGCCTTACAAAAT
This Fusobacterium animalis 7_1 DNA region includes the following protein-coding sequences:
- the rplA gene encoding 50S ribosomal protein L1, coding for MAKHRGKKYLEVAKLVEIGKLYDIREALELVQKTKTAKFNETVEVALRLGVDPRHADQQIRGTVVLPHGTGKSVKILAITSGENVEKALAAGADYAGAEEYISQIQQGWLDFDLVIATPDMMPKIGRLGKILGTKGLMPNPKSGTVTPDIAAAVSEFKKGKLAFRIDKLGSIHAPIGKADFDLDKIEENFRTFMDQIIRLKPASSKGQYLRTVAVSLTMGPGVKMDPAIVGKIVG
- the rplK gene encoding 50S ribosomal protein L11 gives rise to the protein MAKEVIQIIKLQLPAGKANPAPPVGPALGQHGVNIMEFCKAFNGKTQDKAGWIIPVEISVFSDRSFTFILKTPPASDLLKKAAGITSAAKNSKKEVAGKITTAKLKELAETKMPDLNASSIETAMKIIAGSARSMGIKIED